The following coding sequences are from one Panicum hallii strain FIL2 chromosome 5, PHallii_v3.1, whole genome shotgun sequence window:
- the LOC112891579 gene encoding uncharacterized protein LOC112891579, with protein sequence MGRLRACCRLRRLLAPPPPQAPPPGHPLARGPNATAAHGSPFSRLFSSASAVAAVAPHEARDSGLGGSAYWDWIRAATESAPAPTRPHEEEDDGPARYIPVKAYFLSTSIDLKSMQAEHGSDIVPPSTRTLNYIALRYSEFPPEIMEIGVKDNRFCYRYVVVFQYGSAVLFNIADHEAEYYLDIIRKHASGWLPEMRKDDYAVVEKPSLTTWMKGGLDYIVLKSLDTDGIRIISSVLGQSIALDHYIRQVDDMVEEFTEINRVMEKTGNFTMQRKKLFQLVGKANSNLADVIIRLGLFDRSEIAWKNANYAQILEYLREEYELNQRFGSLDFKLKFVEHNIHFLQEVLQNRRSDLLEWGVIILLTIEIAISLYEIIKDSNMIS encoded by the exons ATGGGGCGGCTGCGCGCGTGCTGCCgtctccgccgcctcctcgcgccgccgccgccacaagCACCACCACCAGGTCATCCTCTGGCGCGTGGGCCCAACGCCACTGCCGCCCACGGCTCGCCCTTCTCGAGGCTCTTCTCGTCGGCCTCGGCGGTCGCGGCCGTCGCGCCCCACGAGGCCCGCGACTCTGGCCTCGGCGGCTCGGCGTACTGGGACTGGATTCGTGCGGCGACCGAGTCGGCCCCGGCGCCCACGCGACCGcatgaggaggaggacgacggccCGGCGCGCTACATCCCCGTCAAGGCCTACTTCCTCTCCACCAG CATTGATCTGAAGAGCATGCAAGCGGAACACGGGAGTGATATCGTACCTCCATCGACCCGTACGCTCAACTACATTGCACTTCGGTACTCTGAATTCCCGCCCGAGATTATG GAGATTGGAGTGAAGGACAACAGATTTTGCTATCGCTATGTGGTCGTTTTCCAAtatggttctgctgtgcttttCAACATTGCTGATCATGAAGCTGAATATTATCTTGATATAATTAGGAAACATGCTTCAGGATGGCTTCCAGAAATGAGAAAAGATG ATTATGCCGTGGTTGAGAAACCATCGTTGACAACATGGATGAAAGGAGGTCTTGATTATATAGTTCTTAAAAGTTTAGACACAGATGGGATTCGCATAATTTCAAGTGTTCTTGGTCAAAGTATTGCCCTTGATCATTATATCCGGCAG GTTGATGATATGGTTGAGGAATTCACTGAAATTAATCGTGTTATGGAGAAGACTGGCAACTTCACCATGCAAAGAAAGAAGCTCTTTCAACTTGTGGGCAAGGCTAATTCCAATCTTGCGGATGTCATCATCAGACTTGGTCTTTTTGACAG GTCAGAAATTGCCTGGAAAAATGCAAATTATGCACAAATTCTGGAGTATCTTCGGGAAGAATATGAACTGAATCAGCGTTTTGGAAGCCTCGACTTCAAACTGAAATTTGTGGAG CACAACATCCATTTTCTTCAAGAAGTCCTCCAAAATAGACGGTCAGATCTGCTGGAGTGGGGTGTCATAATACTACTGACTATTGAGATTGCCATCTCACTATACGAAATTATCAAGGACTCCAACATGATCTCTTGA
- the LOC112891580 gene encoding uncharacterized protein LOC112891580: MMMKPSYCVCLLFLASILVASSAVVTVSPKETTTPEKALTARAPAALQPDEAFLASLCEQQRGRPLPWCKQLHARRRRGGGGGGWHHLPMPPPSRDGEEIDPRYGVSKRLVPSGPNRLHN, encoded by the coding sequence ATGATGATGAAGCCTTCGTATTGCGTCTGCCTACTTTTCCTGGCCTCCATCCTCGTGGCCTCGTCGGCCGTCGTCACCGTGTCGCCGAAGGAGACGACAACCCCGGAGAAGGCCTTGACGGcaagggcgccggcggcgttgCAGCCCGACGAGGCTTTCCTCGCCAGCCTCTGCGAGCAGCAGCGCGGGCGGCCCCTCCCGTGGTGCAAGCAGCTGCACgccaggcgccgccgcggcggcggcggcggcggctggcacCACCTGCCGATGCCGCCCCCCAGCCGCGACGGCGAGGAGATCGACCCGCGCTACGGCGTGTCCAAGCGGCTCGTGCCGAGCGGGCCCAACAGGCTGCACAACTGA
- the LOC112893615 gene encoding glutathione S-transferase 1, whose protein sequence is MAPMKLYGSTMSWNVTRCAVALEEAGSDYEIVPINFATAEHKSPEHLARNPFGQVPALQDGDLYVWESRAICKYAARKNKPELLKEGNLEESAMVDVWMEVEANQYTSVLNPILFQCLISPMLGGSTDQKVVEENLEKLKKVLEVYEARLTKYKYLAGDFLSLADLNHVSATLCLFATPHASVLDGYPHVKAWWSSLMERPSVQKVAALMKPSA, encoded by the exons ATGGCTCCGATGAAGCTGTACGGCTCGACGATGTCGTGGAACGTGACGAGGTGCGCGGTGGCTCTGGAGGAGGCCGGGTCCGACTACGAGATCGTGCCCATCAACTTCGCCACCGCCGAGCACAAGAGCCCCGAGCACCTCGCCCGCAAC CCATTTGGTCAGGTTCCAGCTTTGCAAGATGGTGACTTGTACGTCTGGG AATCGCGTGCAATTTGCAAGTATGCAGCCCGTAAAAACAAGCCCGAGCTGTTGAAGGAAGGCAATCTTGAGGAGTCAGCAATGGTGGATGTCTGGATGGAGGTGGAGGCCAACCAGTACACCTCTGTGCTGAACCCCATCCTCTTCCAGTGCCTCATCAGTCCTATGCTTGGGGGATCCACTGACCAGAAGGTTGTCGAGGAGAACCTTGAGAAGCTGAAGAAGGTGCTGGAGGTGTACGAGGCGCGCCTGACCAAGTACAAGTACCTGGCTGGAGACTTCCTCAGCCTTGCTGACCTTAACCATGTCTCCGCCACCCTGTGCTTGTTTGCAACACCCCATGCGTCGGTGCTTGATGGGTACCCCCATGTGAAGGCCTGGTGGTCTAGCCTGATGGAGAGGCCATCTGTTCAGAAGGTTGCAGCTCTGATGAAGCCATCTGCTTGA
- the LOC112891826 gene encoding PLASMODESMATA CALLOSE-BINDING PROTEIN 3-like, with protein sequence MANPVFVLLLLAMAFRGSDGSWCVCRPDATDTALQKTLDYACGHGADCAAVLPTGPCYSPTSVRAHCSYAANSYFQRNSQANGATCDFGGTANLTDTDPSSGTCKYPATPSEAGTSGNATGTGTGASSPGSASNPATTPSTGGSFTTPVGAFGPVPSTVSAATAAAFAGRHVLLLAVVSVLAFLAR encoded by the exons ATGGCGAATCCGGTGTTCGTGCTGCTCTTGCTGGCCATGGCGTTCAGAGGATCAG ACGGCTCGTGGTGCGTGTGCCGGCCGGACGCGACGGACACGGCGCTGCAGAAGACGCTGGACTACGcgtgcgggcacggcgcggacTGCGCCGCCGTGCTCCCGACGGGCCCGTGCTACAGCCCCACCTCGGTGCGCGCGCACTGCTCCTACGCCGCCAACAGCTACTTCCAGCGGAACAGCCAGGCCAACGGCGCCACCTGCGACTTCGGCGGCACCGCCAACCTCACCGACACGGACCCGA GCTCCGGAACCTGCAAATACCCTGCGACTCCGAG CGAGGCAGGGACAAGCGGCAACGCGACCGGCACCGGCACGGGCGCGTCCTCTCCAGGCTCCGCGAGCAACCCGGCGACGACGCCCAGCACGGGAGGGAGCTTCACGACACCGGTCGGCGCGTTCGGCCCCGTGCCCAGCACCgtcagcgccgccaccgccgccgcgttcGCTGGCCGCCACGTtctcctcctcgccgtcgtctccGTCCTGGCGTTCCTGGCGCGCTAA
- the LOC112891825 gene encoding uncharacterized protein LOC112891825 isoform X1, with translation MRKLCPNLDRDDSLDTVLEVPIPDEMLINAPGADKRRGAGGANMRAWLKNQAFDRATVDGAAPATAELQLFLNVVGSPLIPCPVPHDRAFSRSIRDSSIQASTAKYIIQQYIAATGGQAALQGVRSMYAVGKVRMCASEFHLGDQTVTAAQGRAEVGGFVLWQKTPEVWFFELIMAGHKMSAGSDGKVAWRQSAAEQSHASRGPPRPLRRSLQVNKASGHMQPGICVRPDASSIVLLAASLQGLDPRSIANLFSDAVCIGEKVLNGEECFILKLEAGAMTLRARSAPAFDIIHHTVWGYFSQRTGLLIQLEDSHLLRMKSGKGARRSENIFWETSMESVISDYRYIDGINIAHGGHTTVTLFRYGEGSVNHKRKLEETWTVEEADFNVHGLTTDYFLPPADLKKDVDNQNK, from the exons ATGAGGAAGCTGTGCCCGAACCTGGACCGCGACGACTCCCTGGACACCGTGCTGGAGGTGCCCATCCCCGATGAGATGCTCATCAACGCCCCCGGCGCCGACAAGCGCCGCGGCGCAGGGGGCGCCAACATGCGCGCCTGGCTCAAGAACCAGGCCTTCGACCGAGCCACCGTCGACGGGGCCGCCCCCGCGACCGCCGAGCTCCAGCTCTTCCTCAACGTCGTCGGCTCGCCGCTCATCCCCTGCCCCGTCCCGCACGACCGCGCCTTCAGCCGCTCCATCCGCGACTCCTCCATC CAAGCGTCGACGGCCAAGTACATCATCCAGCAGTACATTGCGGCGACGGGCGGGCAGGCGGCGCTGCAGGGGGTGCGCAGCATGTACGCCGTGGGCAAGGTGCGGATGTGCGCGTCCGAGTTCCACCTCGGCGACCAGACCGTCACCGCCGCGCAGGGCCGCGCCGAGGTCGGCGGCTTCGTGCTCTGGCAGAAGACCCCCGAGGTCTGGTTCTTCGAGCTCATCATGGCCGGCCACAAGATGAGCGCCGGCAGCGACGGCAAGGTCGCGTGGCGCCAGTCCGCCGCCGAGCAGTCCCACGCCTCCCGCGGCCCGCCACGCCCCCTCCGCCGCTCCCTCCAGGTAAACAAAGCATCCGGGCACATGCAACCAGGCATTTGCGTTCGGCCAGATGCATCTTCGATCGTGCTCCTTGCCGCCTCGTTGCAGGGCCTGGATCCGCGCTCGATCGCCAACCTCTTCTCGGACGCGGTGTGCATCGGCGAGAAGGTCCTCAACGGCGAGGAATGCTTCATCCTGAAGCTGGAGGCCGGCGCGATGACGCTGCGGGCGCGGAGCGCGCCGGCGTTCGACATCATCCACCACACGGTGTGGGGCTACTTCAGCCAGCGCACGGGGCTGCTCATCCAGCTCGAGGACTCGCACCTGCTCCGCAtgaagtccggcaagggcgccCGCCGCAGCGAGAACATCTTCTGGGAGACCAGCATGGAGTCCGTCATCTCCGACTACCGCTACATCGACGGCATCAACATCGCGCACGGCGGCCACACCACCGTCACCCTCTTCCGCTACGGCGAGGGCTCCGTCAACCACAAGCGGAAGCTGGAGGAGACGTGGACGGTGGAGGAGGCCGACTTCAACGTGCACGGCCTCACGACGGACTACTTCCTGCCGCCGGCCGATCTCAAGAAGGACGTCGACAACCAGAATAAGTGA
- the LOC112891825 gene encoding uncharacterized protein LOC112891825 isoform X2 gives MRKLCPNLDRDDSLDTVLEVPIPDEMLINAPGADKRRGAGGANMRAWLKNQAFDRATVDGAAPATAELQLFLNVVGSPLIPCPVPHDRAFSRSIRDSSIQASTAKYIIQQYIAATGGQAALQGVRSMYAVGKVRMCASEFHLGDQTVTAAQGRAEVGGFVLWQKTPEVWFFELIMAGHKMSAGSDGKVAWRQSAAEQSHASRGPPRPLRRSLQGLDPRSIANLFSDAVCIGEKVLNGEECFILKLEAGAMTLRARSAPAFDIIHHTVWGYFSQRTGLLIQLEDSHLLRMKSGKGARRSENIFWETSMESVISDYRYIDGINIAHGGHTTVTLFRYGEGSVNHKRKLEETWTVEEADFNVHGLTTDYFLPPADLKKDVDNQNK, from the exons ATGAGGAAGCTGTGCCCGAACCTGGACCGCGACGACTCCCTGGACACCGTGCTGGAGGTGCCCATCCCCGATGAGATGCTCATCAACGCCCCCGGCGCCGACAAGCGCCGCGGCGCAGGGGGCGCCAACATGCGCGCCTGGCTCAAGAACCAGGCCTTCGACCGAGCCACCGTCGACGGGGCCGCCCCCGCGACCGCCGAGCTCCAGCTCTTCCTCAACGTCGTCGGCTCGCCGCTCATCCCCTGCCCCGTCCCGCACGACCGCGCCTTCAGCCGCTCCATCCGCGACTCCTCCATC CAAGCGTCGACGGCCAAGTACATCATCCAGCAGTACATTGCGGCGACGGGCGGGCAGGCGGCGCTGCAGGGGGTGCGCAGCATGTACGCCGTGGGCAAGGTGCGGATGTGCGCGTCCGAGTTCCACCTCGGCGACCAGACCGTCACCGCCGCGCAGGGCCGCGCCGAGGTCGGCGGCTTCGTGCTCTGGCAGAAGACCCCCGAGGTCTGGTTCTTCGAGCTCATCATGGCCGGCCACAAGATGAGCGCCGGCAGCGACGGCAAGGTCGCGTGGCGCCAGTCCGCCGCCGAGCAGTCCCACGCCTCCCGCGGCCCGCCACGCCCCCTCCGCCGCTCCCTCCAG GGCCTGGATCCGCGCTCGATCGCCAACCTCTTCTCGGACGCGGTGTGCATCGGCGAGAAGGTCCTCAACGGCGAGGAATGCTTCATCCTGAAGCTGGAGGCCGGCGCGATGACGCTGCGGGCGCGGAGCGCGCCGGCGTTCGACATCATCCACCACACGGTGTGGGGCTACTTCAGCCAGCGCACGGGGCTGCTCATCCAGCTCGAGGACTCGCACCTGCTCCGCAtgaagtccggcaagggcgccCGCCGCAGCGAGAACATCTTCTGGGAGACCAGCATGGAGTCCGTCATCTCCGACTACCGCTACATCGACGGCATCAACATCGCGCACGGCGGCCACACCACCGTCACCCTCTTCCGCTACGGCGAGGGCTCCGTCAACCACAAGCGGAAGCTGGAGGAGACGTGGACGGTGGAGGAGGCCGACTTCAACGTGCACGGCCTCACGACGGACTACTTCCTGCCGCCGGCCGATCTCAAGAAGGACGTCGACAACCAGAATAAGTGA
- the LOC112891596 gene encoding exocyst complex component EXO70E2-like isoform X2 encodes MMAAELVKQYSNITLGEDSEICDIKHALKALRKKILSLDFDNSMHVHDPQDSFEYLEVLYKIRRLSERLRSLDPCGEAKQLDELTAYAHDLSEMAMARLEEEFVYLLTHYKQPLEQEVLSFRSTEDGSVEDFSSSSFSEEQSEGKATPNDVTGGPEHFVPDLIQPGALSAVKSIAKFMFLNGYDKECCQAYINSRQNAIDEYFGSLRLDKLSIEEIMNTSWNKLNTLIRRWNRAMRVFIRVYLASEKRLSNHVFGELTDSTADLCLYEISFNSVMQLLSFYVSVAIGPPKTEKLFRLLDMYEVLNDLLPEAESLFESGCDDMILNEYHEALLHLGESARKTFAEFKYAIQSYSSSNAVARGEVHPLTKYVMNYIRALTAYSKPLDSLLKDTDRRHLHLASDIQLMANAYPNFTATALHLQSVAAILEANLEAGSRLYRDDRLQNIFMMNNIHYMVQKVKNSDLKSFLGDDWIRIHNRKFQQQATRYERASWNNVLSYLSDDGLCAAGDAASRKTIREKIKNFNLSFEEVYRVQTAWSVPDDQLRDDVRISISLKVIQAYRTFVGRYSSFLDGSRHRDRYIKYRPEDLETLLLDLFEGTQKSLQHSCRV; translated from the coding sequence ATGATGGCTGCAGAGTTAGTTAAGCAATACTCAAACATCACTCTGGGAGAAGACAGTGAGATATGTGATATTAAACATGCGCTTAAGGCATTGAGAAAGAAGATCCTTAGTTTGGATTTTGACAACTCCATGCATGTCCATGATCCGCAGGACTCATTTGAGTACTTGGAAGTGCTGTACAAAATCAGACGACTGTCTGAAAGGTTAAGGAGCTTAGACCCTTGTGGAGAAGCCAAGCAGCTGGATGAACTCACTGCGTATGCCCATGACCTTTCTGAAATGGCAATGGCAAGGCTTGAAGAGGAATTTGTTTACCTTCTTACACACTACAAACAGCCATTAGAACAGGAAGTTCTCTCTTTTCGCTCTACAGAGGATGGTAGTGTGGAAGACTTCTCAAGCAGCTCATTCAGTGAGGAACAATCAGAAGGGAAGGCAACACCAAATGATGTCACTGGAGGACCGGAACATTTTGTTCCTGATTTGATTCAACCTGGTGCACTCTCTGCTGTCAAGTCCATTGCTAAATTTATGTTCCTGAATGGCTATGATAAGGAGTGCTGCCAGGCTTATATAAACTCACGGCAGAATGCAATAGATGAGTACTTTGGGTCTCTTCGTCTGGACAAGCTCAGTATAGAAGAGATTATGAACACAAGTTGGAACAAACTGAATACACTAATAAGGAGATGGAATCGAGCAATGAGGGTTTTTATCCGAGTCTACCTTGCAAGTGAGAAGCGCCTTAGCAATCATGTCTTTGGTGAACTTACAGATTCAACTGCAGACTTGTGCCTCTATGAGATTTCATTTAACTCAGTCATGCAACTTCTGAGCTTTTATGTATCTGTAGCAATTGGTCCTCCTAAAACGGAAAAGCTTTTTCGTTTGCTTGATATGTATGAGGTCCTGAATGATCTTCTCCCTGAAGCTGAATCCCTGTTTGAATCAGGGTGTGATGATATGATCTTGAATGAATATCATGAAGCACTACTTCATCTGGGAGAGTCTGCAAGAAAGACATTTGCAGAATTCAAGTATGCCATCCAATCATACAGTTCATCAAATGCAGTGGCTCGTGGAGAAGTGCATCCACTTACAAAGTATGTTATGAACTACATAAGGGCTCTCACAGCATACAGCAAACCTCTTGATTCACTTCTCAAGGACACAGATCGAAGACACCTGCATCTTGCTTCTGACATTCAGTTGATGGCAAACGCATATCCTAATTTCACAGCAACAGCTTTGCATCTACAGTCTGTTGCTGCCATTTTGGAGGCAAATCTTGAAGCTGGTTCTAGATTGTACAGAGATGATCGGTTGCAGAACATCTTTATGATGAACAACATCCACTACATGGTCCAGAAAGTGAAGAATTCGGATCTCAAAAGCTTTCTTGGTGATGACTGGATTCGGATTCACAACAGGAAGTTTCAGCAGCAAGCTACGAGATATGAGAGAGCGTCATGGAACAATGTCCTCTCTTACCTGAGTGATGATGGCTTGTGTGCTGCTGGTGATGCTGCTTCTCGCAAAACCATCAGGGAGAAGATAAAAAATTTCAACCTGTCCTTTGAAGAGGTTTATCGAGTTCAGACAGCATGGTCTGTCCCAGACGACCAACTTCGTGATGATGTCCGGATTTCAATATCCCTGAAAGTTATACAGGCCTATAGGACATTCGTGGGAAGATATTCAAGCTTCCTTGATGGCTCAAGGCATCGAGATCGTTACATCAAGTATAGACCTGAGGATTTGGAGACACTTTTGCTTGATCTTTTTGAAGGAACTCAAAAGTCACTGCAGCATTCTTGCCGAGTTTGA
- the LOC112891596 gene encoding exocyst complex component EXO70E2-like isoform X1 translates to MQRRITSSFRCGSRRRDKEDFSPHNVSGGRMETAAAAVARPPECGSTGGLLSGKVHNMMAAELVKQYSNITLGEDSEICDIKHALKALRKKILSLDFDNSMHVHDPQDSFEYLEVLYKIRRLSERLRSLDPCGEAKQLDELTAYAHDLSEMAMARLEEEFVYLLTHYKQPLEQEVLSFRSTEDGSVEDFSSSSFSEEQSEGKATPNDVTGGPEHFVPDLIQPGALSAVKSIAKFMFLNGYDKECCQAYINSRQNAIDEYFGSLRLDKLSIEEIMNTSWNKLNTLIRRWNRAMRVFIRVYLASEKRLSNHVFGELTDSTADLCLYEISFNSVMQLLSFYVSVAIGPPKTEKLFRLLDMYEVLNDLLPEAESLFESGCDDMILNEYHEALLHLGESARKTFAEFKYAIQSYSSSNAVARGEVHPLTKYVMNYIRALTAYSKPLDSLLKDTDRRHLHLASDIQLMANAYPNFTATALHLQSVAAILEANLEAGSRLYRDDRLQNIFMMNNIHYMVQKVKNSDLKSFLGDDWIRIHNRKFQQQATRYERASWNNVLSYLSDDGLCAAGDAASRKTIREKIKNFNLSFEEVYRVQTAWSVPDDQLRDDVRISISLKVIQAYRTFVGRYSSFLDGSRHRDRYIKYRPEDLETLLLDLFEGTQKSLQHSCRV, encoded by the coding sequence GGAAGGTCCATAACATGATGGCTGCAGAGTTAGTTAAGCAATACTCAAACATCACTCTGGGAGAAGACAGTGAGATATGTGATATTAAACATGCGCTTAAGGCATTGAGAAAGAAGATCCTTAGTTTGGATTTTGACAACTCCATGCATGTCCATGATCCGCAGGACTCATTTGAGTACTTGGAAGTGCTGTACAAAATCAGACGACTGTCTGAAAGGTTAAGGAGCTTAGACCCTTGTGGAGAAGCCAAGCAGCTGGATGAACTCACTGCGTATGCCCATGACCTTTCTGAAATGGCAATGGCAAGGCTTGAAGAGGAATTTGTTTACCTTCTTACACACTACAAACAGCCATTAGAACAGGAAGTTCTCTCTTTTCGCTCTACAGAGGATGGTAGTGTGGAAGACTTCTCAAGCAGCTCATTCAGTGAGGAACAATCAGAAGGGAAGGCAACACCAAATGATGTCACTGGAGGACCGGAACATTTTGTTCCTGATTTGATTCAACCTGGTGCACTCTCTGCTGTCAAGTCCATTGCTAAATTTATGTTCCTGAATGGCTATGATAAGGAGTGCTGCCAGGCTTATATAAACTCACGGCAGAATGCAATAGATGAGTACTTTGGGTCTCTTCGTCTGGACAAGCTCAGTATAGAAGAGATTATGAACACAAGTTGGAACAAACTGAATACACTAATAAGGAGATGGAATCGAGCAATGAGGGTTTTTATCCGAGTCTACCTTGCAAGTGAGAAGCGCCTTAGCAATCATGTCTTTGGTGAACTTACAGATTCAACTGCAGACTTGTGCCTCTATGAGATTTCATTTAACTCAGTCATGCAACTTCTGAGCTTTTATGTATCTGTAGCAATTGGTCCTCCTAAAACGGAAAAGCTTTTTCGTTTGCTTGATATGTATGAGGTCCTGAATGATCTTCTCCCTGAAGCTGAATCCCTGTTTGAATCAGGGTGTGATGATATGATCTTGAATGAATATCATGAAGCACTACTTCATCTGGGAGAGTCTGCAAGAAAGACATTTGCAGAATTCAAGTATGCCATCCAATCATACAGTTCATCAAATGCAGTGGCTCGTGGAGAAGTGCATCCACTTACAAAGTATGTTATGAACTACATAAGGGCTCTCACAGCATACAGCAAACCTCTTGATTCACTTCTCAAGGACACAGATCGAAGACACCTGCATCTTGCTTCTGACATTCAGTTGATGGCAAACGCATATCCTAATTTCACAGCAACAGCTTTGCATCTACAGTCTGTTGCTGCCATTTTGGAGGCAAATCTTGAAGCTGGTTCTAGATTGTACAGAGATGATCGGTTGCAGAACATCTTTATGATGAACAACATCCACTACATGGTCCAGAAAGTGAAGAATTCGGATCTCAAAAGCTTTCTTGGTGATGACTGGATTCGGATTCACAACAGGAAGTTTCAGCAGCAAGCTACGAGATATGAGAGAGCGTCATGGAACAATGTCCTCTCTTACCTGAGTGATGATGGCTTGTGTGCTGCTGGTGATGCTGCTTCTCGCAAAACCATCAGGGAGAAGATAAAAAATTTCAACCTGTCCTTTGAAGAGGTTTATCGAGTTCAGACAGCATGGTCTGTCCCAGACGACCAACTTCGTGATGATGTCCGGATTTCAATATCCCTGAAAGTTATACAGGCCTATAGGACATTCGTGGGAAGATATTCAAGCTTCCTTGATGGCTCAAGGCATCGAGATCGTTACATCAAGTATAGACCTGAGGATTTGGAGACACTTTTGCTTGATCTTTTTGAAGGAACTCAAAAGTCACTGCAGCATTCTTGCCGAGTTTGA